The genomic region CTTTTTGTCTGCCCGTCTTTTTGCCAGCGCTGTTGTTGTAGTGTACCGGTAATAGCAACCTGCTTACCCTTATACAGATACCGACACAAACCCTCTCCCTGTCGTCCATAAAATACTACGTCAAAAAAGCTTGCTCTTTCGCTCCATGCGTTACCGTTTTTGACGCTTTCATTTACCGCAAGGTTAAAATTCACAACCGCCGTACCGCTTTGCAAATATTTGATGTCGGCATCTTTCGTCAGGCGTCCGATAAGCGCAACAGAGTTAACATCGTTCATAGCGCGCCACCTGTACTGTCCTCTTGCATTTGTTTATAGAAATTGCAAAAGTCTTTACACGTGCAATAATCATTGCACTTTCTGCTGACCGCGGGGCGGTGCTCTACGTAATGTTTTTCGCCGAGCTCTTTAGCGTGCGCATCTGCATCATCTTGTGCGTCAAAAAGTTTAACCGCTGTTTTCCTGCCAATTTTCATAACCGCCCATTTTTCACCGTCCGCCCAACGTTCAGACGCTGTGCAGGGCAAAATATCATCGTCGCTCATTTCCTCCGCGGCTTCTATTTCTTTTACTTTTGAAAGAATTCTCGCTTCGGCTTCTGCAAGCATTGCTTTTGTTACGTCAAACTCATAGATAAAAACAGGGCTTTGCGGATATTGCCTGTCTGTTTTTGCTTTCGTTTTACTGTGATCTTTTAACAATGCGATAAAACGGCACTTATTAACGGTAAGTCCGTTTTGAGTTAAAAGCCATGCGTATGTCATTCCCTGCTTTTTCCAATCTTCAAAGTCCGACACAATAACTTTCCATACCGATGCGGTTTTCCAGTCGTTGATAATTCCTTTTTCCATATCATAACTATCAACTTGACCGGTAACGACGCTCTGCAATACAGGAATGCTAAAACGCTCTTCATGGAAGCAGTTGTCTTTTTGCGCTTCAAAAAGCGCATGAACCGCGGTACCCCATACCGCCCAAACGCGATCCGCTACATCATCCGTAAGCTTGTCCCAATGTCGTTTGGTTAAGATGATTTCTTTTACTCCCTTGTTAAGGGTTGTCGCGCTATACTCACCGTCTTTGTTATGCTTTTCGGTTGATACAGCATTAACGAATGCGAGCGGTAAATTTTGTTTATTGGTTATCTGCATCGCTCGCCCCTCCATTTTCTGTTTCTAACTGCTCCGGTGTTTTTTGCACTGCAATTTTCAATGTCCAATACGACACGCCGTCTGTACCGATTTCTTTTCGTGCCTCAACAACATCGAACGATACCTCGCCGCCTGCATACGCAAATCTTGACGCAATCTCGAAAAATTCATTCATAGCCATACTCCTCGTACAAAGTTTTTAAGCTCTTTAGACGGCCGTCTTTTAGCTTATAAGATGCGCGGGGCTTGCACCCGTTCAATTCCCTTCCGGTGCATCTTTATATACAGCCCGCTTTTTTCAGCTGCTGTAATGCGGCTTCTCCACTCGTTACCACGAATGCAACGCCGCCCTTTTTGTTTATGTCGTTAATTCTGTATTTTTGCTCTGCCGATAAACGCCCTCCAACCGGACGCTTGCACTCGATACCGACGAACCGCCCGCGGTTATCGTAGCCTTCAAAATCGAGCGTTCCTTTATTTGCTGTACGGATAAAGCGGCGGGCTTTACCGGTACCGATTGCAAAAGCACCGGTATTTATCCGCTGGATTGCAAGGCCGGTTAATTCGATTACGGCTTTTACCTCGCGGATTACCGCATCTTCTGTAATTGCTTTTAACGTCGCTTTTGTCATGCTGCTATTCCTCTATAGGTTCGCTGTAGTACACCATGCAGGAATAGACGGCGTGATCATGCCGTGTACACGTTGTTTGATATTGAATGTCGATGATGTTGAAACCTCGCGTCATCTCTTCTGAAAGAAATCGATTAACATGTTTTTCTAAATCCCAAGGGTCTGCTACTGTAAAAACCCTCACCTTCTTAACGTATGTCATGCTGTTATCCTCCGCTGGAGTTTCTCTGATAGACGGCACTCGCTCCAATCAATAGCTTGTGAGTTGATAGATTTCCAATTCACACCGAAGCCGTAGTAATGCCCTCGCAGGAAGAGATTTGCAAAATCGTTATTTTTAATATTAGGCATATCGCTTTTTTCAAGATGGGCATCAAAACATGCTACGTATAAATTCTTTCTGCAACTTTCTATTACTACTTCCATAGTGATATGCTCATCTGTGATAACAAGGTGATCTATCACACGCGCTTTAAATCGTTTCCATTTTTTCATAAGAACCTCCTATCCTTAGGGCAAAGGATAAAAAAAAAGCACGTAAGGTTGACTTGCGGTTTCCCTACGTGCTTCCGGAGTGCTTATGGCTATCCGTCTCGCGTTTTAAGCGATTAAACAGACAACCGCAATAACCTGTTTAACCGCTCAAAAACAACCGATACAATCGGCTTTTCTGATTGATGACAAGGCAAGCCGTTTGCAAGCCAGCCGTAACATGGTCTTGCGCGTCTTACCTTTACTCTTACAGTCAGAGGTCTGTTTTCGTGATAAAATGTTGTGATAATTTGTTAAGGTATGTACTAAAGGCTATCTATTGCATTTTCTTAAATTTTGATACACAATCAATTCTTAATTATTAATTTGTACCTCTATTCACAGCAACTCTAAACAGTCGCTCAGCAAAACGATTGACGCAGGCCGCTGCCTCCTGTTTATCGGCAACGGGAGCGGGATGTTCGTAGCGGAAATAGCTGCTGCCGTCTTGGCCGATAAGACTGAGCCGGATACTGCTTTCGGCAATGTATGACGGACGCGCCTGCGGAATAACCGAGGTTTCCAGCGCCTCCGCACGGCGTAAATACCACCGCGCCTTAAACGGTACCGATTGAAATGCCCGATAATAGAAGCTGTTTTTATACAACCCGTGCGTATTGCCGTCCGTATCCGCTATCGTGTACTCCTTTGCCAATTTCAAATTATGTATACTAAAGGCCGCTCGATAATATCGAATCAAGGCAGAATACTTTGTAAGCCTTGTTGTAGGAATACACCGAAGCCGAGTACAGCGAATCGTTTTGCAGCGCGAGTTCAATGCCTTTCCGGTAATAGAGCGCCGCATTCCTGTAAATTTTTGGGAAAACAACAGGGCATCTTGAAAGCCTTAAAACGGTTTTTCAAGAGCCCGGATGGGGTTAATTATACCGCTGCTTTCAAAAACTTGTCAACGAAAAAATCATATCTGTCCAAGATAAAATAGCAAGTGTAAAAAGTCTGCCCTCAACAATTACGAAAGCTTGTATCAATCAATGAAAAAACAATTGCCCCCCCCTCAAAAGTCAAGAGGAAAATTCAAGGTTTTCAAAATTTATTGACAATTACGTACATACACTATATATTGATGAGAGGTTGTAGGCCATGTTAAAAGGTGAACTTGTTCAGTCTGGCAGATTCGAGTGGTGGTCTGAAAAAGAAAATGCGAACATCAAGAATCATAAGGATGCAAATAACAATGGGATTTCGTTTCGGGATATTTTGCCTATTTTTGACGACCCTTATTCGTGCGGAGGGTTTAATACCCCGACGCTTGCGTCGTAACAAAGGGTATTAAAGCCGACTGCAACCACCTTATGAGAACAACATACCCCGACGCTTGCGTCGGGGTTGTTGATTTTTATGAAATATACGACATAAAACATTCCGACGCCGGACAAGATAGATATAACGGTTTTGGGTATGTGGAAAAATCCGGTTTAAGCATTGTGCAAGTTGTGTACACGGAGACCAGTCGAATCCATATTATCTCAGCTCGTCCTGCAACAGCGCAGGAAAGGAAAATGTATTATGACAGACTTAGACGAATATATCACCAAATGTGAGGCTTGTGCAGTTCCCGACAGTCAAATTAACACAACAGATATTCCGGAATTAACTGAAGAAGATTTTGCGCGGGGACACTTTAAGTATTGGAAACCGCTTAAAATAAACGTTCCTAAATCGCCTACCTCACCGCAACTCTAAACAATTGTGCAGCAAAACGGTTGACACAGGCAGCTGCCTCATGTTTGTCGGCAATAGAAGCGGGATGTTCATAGCGGAAATAGATGCTGCCGTCTTGGCCGATAAGACTGAGCCGGATGCTGCTTTCGGTACATACTGCCGTGATGGAAAACGGCGCGTGTGCGGAAACCGTAAATAACGATTTGTTTAAAGCGGCGGCAAGGCGTTTCTCGGTTCGTTTGCCGAGCCGTTCGTCTGCACCGGTACAGGCCAGCGTAACCGGCAACCGTATCCAATGTTCCGGAAAGCAGGCCGGATTGCTTTGCAGCAGCTCTTGATAGAGCGCCGTTTGCAGTTCGGCGTTTCTCGTGCAGAGTATCAGCGCCGCGGCAGCTTGTTCCCGCAGTTCTTTCTCCCACACCGGGTCGAGGGCATCCAGCGCTTCCCGCAACAGTTGTTCATCGCGGAGCAGGATACCTTTTTCGGCAATGTATGACGGACGCGCTTGCGGAATAACCGAAGTTTCCAGCGCTTCCGCACGGCGTAAATACCGCCGCGCCTTAAACGGTACCGATTGAAATGCCCGATAATAGAAGCTGTTTTTATACAACCCGTGCGTATTGCCGTCCGTATCCGCTATCGTGTATTCCTTTGCCAATTTCAAATTATGTATACTAAAAGCCGCTCGATAATATCGAATCAAAGCGGAATACTTTGTAAGATTTTTAGACCGGACAAAAAAATCCTTGGCGCTTTCAGGTATCCGCATCTTTTCCGCCGCATATTTTTTTTCGTATAACGTCTGATACAGACCGTACAACTCAGTATAAAATTGCGCCGTACTCATCCCGAAGTTCGCAATCCACGAATAGTCGGTAACCCGCTCGATCTGTGTAATATAACGCTCCGCTTGCTCCCAATGCCCCATCCGCAGATAGATTTTTGCAAGATTGATCAGCGGCAATGGCGTATAATTATCTTTTGTCGACTGCGCATAATAGGCAATCGCACGGTCAAAATTATTTTTCCGCTCTTCAAGCTCTCCGAGAATCAAATATCCTGATGAGCGTGAAAAATAGTCGGAAGCATTGCGGGCGTCTTCTTCAGCTTGATCAAAATGATAGAATTCGGTTTCCAAGATCGCCTTGTTGTAGGAATACACCGAAGCCGAGTACAGCGAATCGTTTTGCAGCGCAAGTTCAATGCCTTTCCGATAATAGAGCGCCGCATTCCGGTAGTCGAAGAGTTCGCCGTACAGATTTCCGAGCGCGTTTGCAATACAGCCGTCGTCGCCGTAGCTGCTGCGGGCATCGAGCATCGCTTTAATCCCCTCATCGGTTCGGTGCGTTTTAAAACAGAGCCATCCGTACGTTGACCATCCGAAAATATCGGTAGGATTATACGAAAGATATTCGTGCAAAAGAGCGCGTGCCTCCTCTGCTTTATTCAACGCCGCCGCTGCGCTCGCTGCACCGTACAGGAGTTTGATGTTGTATCGGTTGATACGCAGGCCTTCGGTGAAGCGGCGGTATGCCGGTTCGTACAGTCCGTTGCTAAAATACATATCGCCGAGCTTGAGTTGGAAAAGCTCATTTGTCGGGTATCGCACGATACCTTCTTCGAGCAGCGCAGCAGCGGTATCCCAGTTTTCAGCTTGTACCGCCGCGTCCGCTTTTTGCAGCAGCTCATCAGCGTTCGATGTGTTTGATGCAGGGAAAAGATGTAATAGTAATAGAAACAAAAACACCACGAGGAGCAGCCCGTTCCGTGATGCATGGCCGTTATGATGTGTATCGGTCTGCCGGTATTTTCGGTATTGTGCTTTCATTTGCCGTCCCTCCGACTTCGCTTCCAAGCCTTTTTTCCCTGCTTTTTCTCCGAGCGGTAAAGTTGCTTTGCAATCGCAACATCTTCGTCGGTACAGGACGGCGCAAACTTTGCTTTTTGAGTGAGTGCGTAAAAAGCGTCGCTCGGATGTTTATAGAGCTGTTTCAGCGTAAGGATGATTTTTCGGTTATTCCTTGAAAATCTGATAATCAGATACGGATAGGCGCGGAAGGCGCCGTACAAGAGAAGCACAACGAGCACAGCAATGCAGAACAGTATTCCGCGGTGCATTTTAAAGAACTGCGAAACACGCTGAGCAACGGTTTGGGCTTCTGCCGCCGAAAGCGTTCCACCGTGCCTGATACGGAGCGCCGAGCGGTTTAATAGGATTTCGTCAAGGAGCTGCGTAAATTGATCGCCGCCTGCCTGAAAAGAAAAATCGAGCGATTCACCGTCCGCGAGCTGTTCGGTGGTCGGGTCTATATCCACCCAGCCGAGATAGGGGAAAAAAACTTCCACCCACGCATGAGCCATATTCGCCCGCACCGGATAATAATTGAGGATACCCGATTCAGGCTGTAGAAAAAAACCGGCGGCGAGCCGCGCAGGAATGCCGAGGCTGCGGAGCATGAGGCAGTACGCAAAGGCGAAGTACGAGCAATAGCCCTTTTTCGATTCGGTTACAAAATACCGGAGCTGATCGCCATCGGGAGCCTGCCCGGGACGAAGCGAATATCGATACTCGCCTTCGCGGAAATAGTCGAGCAAGGCGTAGACCTTATCATAGTAGAGCGCAAAGGGGGCGGTAACCGATTCCGCGATAGGAAAGAGCAGCGCCTTTGTGCCGGAATCTACGGTCGTATAAAAACGCAAGGCTTCCGCCGAAAGCCCCTCAGCTGGATTTCCCGACGGAGGTTCCGCCGTAATAAGGTCGAGCGGCACACCGTACAGCACCTCGCTTTCCGCCTTGTAAGCGCCTTTAAAACTCACCGTGTCCCAAACCGTATACGGCGTTACCGACAGCGGATAATCGAGCGCGACCAGGGAATCGGGATCGAGGTTGACGGTAAATATTTCTTGACTGACCCGCTCGCGGCACAGGAAAGACTGATGCGGAAGTTCCGCCGGTTGCTGAGTGATCCGCAGCGGCTGCTCCGGTTCGCCGGGCGCCGACTTTTCATAAAATCCTTTTTGCGGACTCCAGCCCGACAGATACATACGGCGGAACAAGTGCGAATCATATTCCTGATCAACATGCACCACCATCACCAGATTGGTGTTCATTTTTACCTCATCCTGCAACTGCAAAAACTGAGAAAAATCGAACTCGAAAAGCTTTTGTTCGAGCAGTCCGCCGTTATTGCCGACAGAGCCTTTATTAAATGTCCTGATGAGGAGCGCAAGCAAAACCACCGTTAAACCGATAAAGATGAGTGCAAACGCTGCGAACCGTCTGCGTTTTAAAAAAGGAATGCAGAGCAAGGCTGTTTGAAGCAGCATGAAAACACCGGCAAAGCCCGCCGCAAAGAGCGGATTGGAAAAGACTGTCAGACGATAGTGCTGCTGCGGAAAAAACAGCAGGGAGAACACGAGAATAGCAGCAAGCGGTTCATAACGCCGCCACCGTTCGGTAGAAATGAACAGCGCCGTTGAGGTAACGCTGATGAAGGCGGTGAGCGCAAGTAAGCTGAATATCAGCTTGATGCGCAAAAAGAGGGTATCCGCAATAAGCTGCGGTATCAACGCGAGCAAGCCGAGTACACATGCAGGGATAAGCAGCGCGGCGAAAAAACCGATAATCGCTGCCGCTTCCGCACGAATTCCCTTTCTATGCAGAAAGTGAATTGCCGCCGTGCAGCAAAGCCCCCATACCGGCAGCGCCGCTGCAGGCAGAATACCGGCAAGATAGCGGTACGGTACCGAAAGGAGCAGCAGGAGTGAGCATATACGGAGCACGGCGGCAGGTTTAGAGTAATTCTGCATGGCAATTTCCTGCGGTAAAGATACGGAGTTCCCGTTCGGCAGCTTCCTGCACCTTTCGATAAAAAGCATCCTGCCGTGCGGAAGCGGCGGGAGCGTACAGCAGCCGGTGTATGTACCCCCGGCTTAGGACACGATGTGCTAGCTCATCGGCCTGCATAAAGTCTTCCGATGCCGGCGGCGCGGCAAGGCAAAAAAGCGTTTCAACGCCGATTATACCTTCTGTATGCGACGGGCGAAACGACACAGCAGCTGCATTTCGAGGAACACTCCCTGTCGGCATATAACAGTATAACAATCCCCCGCCGTCCGGCACTGCTTTAAAGACCGCCGCCGCATCGGGAAGCGCTTCCGATGCAGCACGGAGCGCCGGTATGGCTAGCAGATTTTGTATCTGCGCAATCGCGGCGGCTCCTTCCTCGGTTATCTCGTACCGCTGCAAGGACTGCTGCGGATAATCATATAATAGAAGAGAGCATTGGATACCGGCATTGAGCAGCTCTATAATCACGCCGGAAAGGCGGCCGATAAAGGCGTCAAACACGGAGGCTGTCAAAGCTCGTTCTTTTTTTTTAACGCACACCGGCTCTTCTATATATATCGTTAAGCGCTTGACCGGCGGCGGTTCAAAAGCGCCGAGCTTTATGGAAAGCGTATTGGTGTGTGCATAGAGCTTCCAGTGAATTTTCCGCGGATCGTCGCCGGGAAAATACGGACGCGATTCATAGAGTTCATTCGTGCGCTCTTGTGAGGGCAGATCGTTTACGGCACGGGAACGGAGATCGGGAAATACCGTTTTTTGCGGCGAAAGCA from Treponema vincentii harbors:
- a CDS encoding single-stranded DNA-binding protein — encoded protein: MNDVNSVALIGRLTKDADIKYLQSGTAVVNFNLAVNESVKNGNAWSERASFFDVVFYGRQGEGLCRYLYKGKQVAITGTLQQQRWQKDGQTKSKIVIIAKTIQLLGSARDGNTGGMVSTPPADEDDYECIPF
- a CDS encoding DUF2188 domain-containing protein, yielding MQITNKQNLPLAFVNAVSTEKHNKDGEYSATTLNKGVKEIILTKRHWDKLTDDVADRVWAVWGTAVHALFEAQKDNCFHEERFSIPVLQSVVTGQVDSYDMEKGIINDWKTASVWKVIVSDFEDWKKQGMTYAWLLTQNGLTVNKCRFIALLKDHSKTKAKTDRQYPQSPVFIYEFDVTKAMLAEAEARILSKVKEIEAAEEMSDDDILPCTASERWADGEKWAVMKIGRKTAVKLFDAQDDADAHAKELGEKHYVEHRPAVSRKCNDYCTCKDFCNFYKQMQEDSTGGAL
- a CDS encoding VRR-NUC domain-containing protein, translating into MTKATLKAITEDAVIREVKAVIELTGLAIQRINTGAFAIGTGKARRFIRTANKGTLDFEGYDNRGRFVGIECKRPVGGRLSAEQKYRINDINKKGGVAFVVTSGEAALQQLKKAGCI
- a CDS encoding sporulation protein Cse60, yielding MTYVKKVRVFTVADPWDLEKHVNRFLSEEMTRGFNIIDIQYQTTCTRHDHAVYSCMVYYSEPIEE
- a CDS encoding tetratricopeptide repeat protein, coding for MKAQYRKYRQTDTHHNGHASRNGLLLVVFLFLLLLHLFPASNTSNADELLQKADAAVQAENWDTAAALLEEGIVRYPTNELFQLKLGDMYFSNGLYEPAYRRFTEGLRINRYNIKLLYGAASAAAALNKAEEARALLHEYLSYNPTDIFGWSTYGWLCFKTHRTDEGIKAMLDARSSYGDDGCIANALGNLYGELFDYRNAALYYRKGIELALQNDSLYSASVYSYNKAILETEFYHFDQAEEDARNASDYFSRSSGYLILGELEERKNNFDRAIAYYAQSTKDNYTPLPLINLAKIYLRMGHWEQAERYITQIERVTDYSWIANFGMSTAQFYTELYGLYQTLYEKKYAAEKMRIPESAKDFFVRSKNLTKYSALIRYYRAAFSIHNLKLAKEYTIADTDGNTHGLYKNSFYYRAFQSVPFKARRYLRRAEALETSVIPQARPSYIAEKGILLRDEQLLREALDALDPVWEKELREQAAAALILCTRNAELQTALYQELLQSNPACFPEHWIRLPVTLACTGADERLGKRTEKRLAAALNKSLFTVSAHAPFSITAVCTESSIRLSLIGQDGSIYFRYEHPASIADKHEAAACVNRFAAQLFRVAVR
- a CDS encoding transglutaminase domain-containing protein, translating into MQNYSKPAAVLRICSLLLLLSVPYRYLAGILPAAALPVWGLCCTAAIHFLHRKGIRAEAAAIIGFFAALLIPACVLGLLALIPQLIADTLFLRIKLIFSLLALTAFISVTSTALFISTERWRRYEPLAAILVFSLLFFPQQHYRLTVFSNPLFAAGFAGVFMLLQTALLCIPFLKRRRFAAFALIFIGLTVVLLALLIRTFNKGSVGNNGGLLEQKLFEFDFSQFLQLQDEVKMNTNLVMVVHVDQEYDSHLFRRMYLSGWSPQKGFYEKSAPGEPEQPLRITQQPAELPHQSFLCRERVSQEIFTVNLDPDSLVALDYPLSVTPYTVWDTVSFKGAYKAESEVLYGVPLDLITAEPPSGNPAEGLSAEALRFYTTVDSGTKALLFPIAESVTAPFALYYDKVYALLDYFREGEYRYSLRPGQAPDGDQLRYFVTESKKGYCSYFAFAYCLMLRSLGIPARLAAGFFLQPESGILNYYPVRANMAHAWVEVFFPYLGWVDIDPTTEQLADGESLDFSFQAGGDQFTQLLDEILLNRSALRIRHGGTLSAAEAQTVAQRVSQFFKMHRGILFCIAVLVVLLLYGAFRAYPYLIIRFSRNNRKIILTLKQLYKHPSDAFYALTQKAKFAPSCTDEDVAIAKQLYRSEKKQGKKAWKRSRRDGK
- a CDS encoding DUF58 domain-containing protein — translated: MMRIRITRHGAVYTVMGALLLISGLLRGELLSAVCGGVLMLYAGFAAAAVAVTALCWKSEEPDLASDGGGFTVTPACSKTVQSESAKTFPPCVPGTAAFYTIEFSLSPEPTAETAARLSIPLQGIQTKYYPENLTRGRYFYKRQYLNIRDFAGFFAAVYTQPPCLSVPYIVVQPVLSPQKTVFPDLRSRAVNDLPSQERTNELYESRPYFPGDDPRKIHWKLYAHTNTLSIKLGAFEPPPVKRLTIYIEEPVCVKKKERALTASVFDAFIGRLSGVIIELLNAGIQCSLLLYDYPQQSLQRYEITEEGAAAIAQIQNLLAIPALRAASEALPDAAAVFKAVPDGGGLLYCYMPTGSVPRNAAAVSFRPSHTEGIIGVETLFCLAAPPASEDFMQADELAHRVLSRGYIHRLLYAPAASARQDAFYRKVQEAAERELRIFTAGNCHAELL